Proteins encoded by one window of Helicobacter sp. 11S03491-1:
- a CDS encoding outer membrane beta-barrel protein codes for MKKPNLLHVPAILIALFSLSEARFYMGVDIGQVYSMMDKSSEEQTTYFGTSSTVVPAYHIKNAYKGYGYLINLNLGNEYHFDDKNMFGLRWIGSIGYGNTNLIQQDYGIQYFSHMLNLSIGIDALFDVIQIDEKNTLGFFIGLESGWVVFSSNATYMDGKNRFPLINALSLLLTPRFGVLLFENDHHRIEVIGKVPVYNYNVNETEYGVYYFATPYEVMLGYKYIF; via the coding sequence ATGAAAAAACCAAACTTACTCCATGTCCCGGCAATCTTAATAGCTCTATTCTCTTTGTCTGAAGCGAGATTTTATATGGGTGTAGATATTGGACAAGTCTATAGCATGATGGATAAAAGTAGCGAGGAACAAACAACATATTTTGGTACCTCTTCTACTGTTGTTCCTGCTTATCATATTAAAAATGCCTATAAAGGATATGGGTATTTGATCAATCTCAATTTGGGCAATGAATACCACTTTGATGACAAAAATATGTTTGGTCTCAGATGGATCGGATCTATTGGTTATGGTAATACCAACTTAATTCAACAAGATTATGGCATACAATATTTTAGCCATATGTTAAATCTCAGCATTGGTATTGATGCTTTGTTTGATGTGATCCAAATCGATGAGAAAAATACTTTAGGATTTTTTATAGGGTTAGAGAGTGGATGGGTGGTATTTAGTTCAAATGCAACCTATATGGATGGAAAGAACAGGTTTCCTTTAATTAATGCTCTAAGCCTTTTACTCACCCCGAGATTTGGAGTTTTATTGTTTGAAAACGATCACCATCGTATAGAGGTGATAGGGAAAGTGCCTGTATATAACTATAATGTTAATGAAACTGAATATGGTGTGTATTATTTTGCCACTCCCTATGAAGTGATGTTGGGCTATAAATACATCTTCTAA